ttaaaatatttgtgtttaacaaaaattgaatttgttaAATGTAGAATATGCATGTGTGTTACACTTAGGGAGGTTCAAACAGAAGAAACATAACGCGAAATAGAAATGTGGAAGAGAGGTTTATTCACCGCCGTCGGCGCACTCCGCCACCGCACAACTCCGTCAGGAGTTCGCGGCGCCGCCACTATGTCATCCGCCGTAGACACCATGGTTCTCCGTTCCCTCAAAGAACACTACATGGAAGTCGCCAAAATGAACATGCCACCtgtactctctctctctctctctaaaaatctCGTTCTCTctctagggtttagggtttaacCTTTTTCATGCATTTCAATTTCAGAAAGTGAGTCCTCCATCAAACTTCACAATCGTGAAAGGAGCGCTTGATTCCGAAGGTCCTGTTCTGAAGCGAAACTACGGCGAAGAAGAAATCAGCATCTACGTGATGCGATTGAACAATATCGGTGAAGAACAAGACGGTGCTATTGATCAATTGTTCATTCATGTTGATGTATCTAAACCTGAACAGAAGGAATCGTTGAATTTTCTTTGTGGTTTGTATGAAGATGCTCTTGGGATTCACTCTGTTTCTATGAGACCTAAGCTTCTTGATTCTAGTGGATACATTCTGACTCCTACACATTATACCGGTCCTGTTTTTGCGTATGTTTCTTCAATCTCAATCTCTTTCTATACATATGGATTCTTGATATATGGAGCATTGGCGCAGACAAGAGAAACACTAACACCGACTGTTGACATCGATAattatttggaagaaaaaaaatgacataattgattgAATTCACATGTATCGGTGTTGTATCCGTGTCAGACACTGACATAACAAACACACCTTTAATCATAGTGTCGGTGTTACAAAAAAATGATACACTAGGCTTTTACTCtgctaattttcattttttgttttgttctgttttgagtatttttgtttgatagtGACATATATGATTCTGATAAGTTGAAAATTTATGGTTTCTGTTGTAGTTTAGGTTAATTGAAATAGTTGAAGTATGTAACAATATAAGCTGAAATAAGATAGATTATAGTGCAGAATGGTTGGAAAGAGATTTTGTTAGAAGTATATTCACCTCCTAAATCACAACGGTTTTGCTCTGTCCACATTCGTGTTTTGtttcaaacttttttgttttatagggaagtctatgattctgatgtGTTTAGAgtttatggtttttgtttgtGTAGTTTAGGTAATTGAAATAGTTGGAGTTTGTAACATTATAAACTGAGAAAAGATAGATGAAAGTGGAGAATTAGATGGGGAGAATGGTTTTGGATATGTTTAATGAGTATAGAGGATTTTCTATATGGTTAAAACTAGCTGAATTCATGATACTGTAGGGTTTTAATCTGTTAATatccatttttgttttgttttgttatgtttgaATCATGTTTTTTATAGTGAAATCGATGATCCTGTTATATGAGTTCAGGGTTTTTGTTTGTGTAGTTTCGGGTTTTGATGGGTAGAGAAGATTTGCTATATGCTAAAGAAATTTCTCAAGTGTAGTTTTGGGTTTTGATGTGTATAGAAGATTTGCTATATGCTAAAGAAATTTCTGAGTTTAGTGATTTGAAGAATGGAGCTGAAGTAGAATTCCCCTCCATTATTAAGCACTCTTCGTGTTTCTAAGTGGAGCATAGGCTTATGTTGATTCTTGGGGAAATTGCACATACCACCGTTAGATATTCTGAATTGAAGTGTTGTCCATTATTGGTCATATGGCGCTGCCATGGTGGATTGCGGTGGCGGATTCTTTGATAACCACCATGGCCAACTTATGAAAGATGGCGGCGCCATAGCGTATTTTTGGCTTTCCACAGTTGATAACTCTGGAAATTACACCCCTCTGTTTTGAAAAAGACATTTATCTCCCTTCAATCACACACATCCTCTACAAGGGATGTCATTTAAGCATATCTTAGGAGACTTAAGTGCAATTTCCCCTTTATCCTAAAATAGTTTTCTATTGCAACAACGTAACGAAAATGACAAGGGTGTACCACACATGATAATATAGTGCCTACTGGATTCAAAATGGATCCAATCCTTTCATGCATCCTATCACAGTGATAGTTTTACAGTATCAGATTATCCTTCAGTGGTATTAGAAGTATAAAAGATAGTTACACTTTGTTAGTAGGTGTTTTGTTTGTTAATCCTCCATAAGCTCTATATATAAAACATCTTGTACTCATTTTATGCATCTTTTACTCAATTCAATATGTTGCCTTCGGAGTATACTCTCTACCTATACCATGCCTATGACCTTTACCCCACACCCTTGGATTTCTCACAACTGTTCCTAAACTAACAATGACAACTGATAGCTGTTATCAGAAAATATTGAGATTGTGTGttctttcattttttgtatGGAACTTAATGTGGGTGCTTAATTGCTGTCAATGTGAATGCTTCACATATATGCTCTTTTCTGGATGACATAAGATAGGAAGGGTTAAGCAAGGTAGAACTGCTGAATCCTGTTTTGCATAAAACCAGAAGTTCTTTTGTGGTCACATTCTTATTCCTACTTAATACACTGGTCCACTTTTTGCGCATGTCTCCTCAATCTCTTCTCTactatgaattgatgatacacTAGAGTTTTACTCTGTTAATATTcctcttttgttttgttgtttcacGTATTTTTGTTTAATAGTGATATCTATGATCCTGTGGGGTTTAGAGTTTAGGGATTATGTTGTGTAGTTTAGGGTAATTGAAACAGTTGGTGTGTGTAGCAATATAAGCTGAAAAAAGATAGATGAACATGGAGAATTGATTTGGGGGGGGGGTCCCGATATGTTTATGAGTACACTACCTTTAAGATATGCTTCAATGAAGTTTTGTCAACCGCCATGGCCAATTTGTGAAGGACGGAGTGACCAGGATGTCTTGTGGTGGATATGACAGGGCCATATGGTTGATTTTTGGCTTTCAGCCATGGTCCGCCATCAATAACTCTGGAAATGACACCCCTCTATTCTGCAAAAGACAGTAATCTCCCTTTAATTAGACAAACCCTCTACAAGGGATGCATGCATGATTTAAGCGCATCTCAGACGAGATGAATGCAATTTCCTTTCATTCTAATAATCTTCTATTAACACAATGAAAAGACAAGGCTGTACCACATGCAACATTATAGTGCATACAGTAGATTCACCATGGATCCAATCCTTTGCTGCACCCTATCACAGTGATAGTTTTACAGCATCAGATTGTTCTTTAATGGATATTGGCCACAAGCTCTATATATAAAACATCTTGCACTCATTTTCTGTCTGTTAATCAGTTCAATTTGCTGCCTTCAGAGTATGCTCTCTATCTGGCCTATGCCCTTTACCCCTCACCCTTGGATTTCTTTCAAATAATCACAAACTAACAATGACAACTGTTATCAGAAAATATCTGTGTtccttcattattattatttttaaactgGAACTTATTGTTAGTCTTAATTACTGTCAATGTGAATGCTTCATTTATATGCTAGATGAATGTGGTAAACTAGGAAGTGTATTGACACTTTTTGACTGACTTGCGTGTAAATTGACAGGGAACTAGATGAAAAGATGAGAGATGCATTTCACAGTTACATAGAGGAACGAGGTGTAAATGATAGCCTCTTCAAATTTCTTCAAGCATGGCTATATGTGAAGGAACATCGAAATTTAATGCGTTGGTTCAAAACGATGGGCTTGTTCATTGATGGAAAGAAGCAAGCCGTAGATGCATAATTTTCTCATCTTGCAGAGGGCATGTATTTTTCCTATGAGATCCAACAGTCAgcaattaatttattcaaaactcTTAGAATTCTGACTACTTTTAAAGGAATGAGcaagaagagcaattttcatttttcatctacTAGAGGATGGGCATAATATTATAGTAAATccgttttatttttctttatcctTACTATTACATAGGGGAAAAGAAAAGTTGCATTCAAATGTGTGTAAACAACAACTTTAAAAGGTGGACATCCAATTATTTCCATACCAACTTTTTCTATAACTCCTCTAAAAAAACTTGTTATTGCTATTTCGTTCAAACTTGTTTTTGTCACATGAGAAAAGGAAAGCAAAATAAAGGAGACACTAAGGCCAAGTCAAATCACTAAAGCCAGTAGCAGGATCATCAAGAGCAAACCAAAGAAGAGCCTTGAGAAACTTCCAACTAAGGTAGTCTATGCAAAAATTGTCTTCTCTGATTGAAAGAATAAGGCAACCTTGAGAAGAAAGATCTTTAGTATCACGAATTACAAACACATAGATGAAAACTCAAATCACTTGAGAGGATCAAGGCTAGGACAAAGAGACAATATGAGTAAAGATCACACCTCTATAACCAAGAGACCAAGTAATATACAATCCATGAAAAATGTCAAGAAACTCAACAATCTTGCTTGAAATCCCAGAGTAACCAACCAACTCCTGAGTTCTACTAATTCCACCAAAACCTTATATACCAGATTTCTAGTAATTATACCATAAACATTTAAGGTAATTGCAATTGCAATTTCCCTTTGATGGATGCCACTGAATTTCTCAAGATATtaaatttaatcaattaaacTGTTGAATACTGTCATATTATCTTATTGATTGATCACagctttatctttattttttatataaatttacatTCATATTCATGTATTCTTATGGTTAATGATTAGCTATTagttcctctcaaaaaaatattagctaTTATTAGTTATATTTAAAACCAGGTCAGTAGTATTGAAAATCACTGTACTGAACCCAATATAAAATATCGTTGAAAAGATCAATTTTCTCAAACTCtgtttttttaaatcaatttttcataATCAATCTCAATCAAAAATAAGTTACATAGTTAAGATAACGCCAACAGTGCATACCTACTTCTGACTTGTGGCACAAGTCATTGTCAGCCTTCTCATGTTTTTATAAGTACATTCTTGTTGTTTTACATGCTATACACGTTTCATGTATTATTTCTAGTTttataatcaattaatttttacaatAGTTTTATAATTGAtgctttattttaaaaaaatatattgctaGGTGAAGTTTTTTCTTATATCAGTTTTATAAGAATTCAAACAATATGTCATGCTCAATATATGTTTGGGAAAATTTAAAGGTCTTGACTCATCTAACAAATGTCAAGATTGTTAAATTGAGTATTTTTCGTAGTTACTCGAATTTGAATTTATAGAGgattttataatttgtaatttttcaaACGATATTTGTCACTTTGTCTATAAAAGACTTCATTTGtaaaatgtaattttcttgAGTGATTTATAAAACGTTCTTAAAGGGAGTCaataatgtaacaaaaaaacggGAGTAAATGTATGTACTGCAATTGTACCCGAAAATAAAATGTGCtgcaaaaatattaatttaccaaaaaaaaatatattttataaatataacttgACGAACCTTccatcaataatattttgaattgcaAATAAAAATGGTAATAAATTAACAAACTAATCATCAAATTTTTAGTACCACAGATACCAATTATTAAACTTATTCAAACATTCCTCAAAATTTGCCAAATCTagtagcaaaaaataaaatctccaaaTCAATTGAATTTTTGAATATTATCCAAAAATAAGATCAAGCTATTGCTTAATTGAACCAATTAGGAGTTTGATTAGGCCATTGAAACTGCTCCATGCTGCTACTTTGTGGAGGCAAAAGGTTGAAGTTTGATCCAGCTTCATATTGTTGATTTTGGAGCTTATGACAAGCAATCTGAGTTTGGATTTTGGCCAGCTCAGCTTCTGTATCATGAATTTGTTGATACAATTTAGAGATAATCCCAACACATCCATAAACTGGATTTTGAATCCTACATTGTGCTTCTAAATATAGAGTATTTGCAGCTTGTTCTCTTACATAGTGAGGTAATTGCTGCACcaataaaaatactatataagaaaaaacatatatttttttacaactttgaTATTCTTTCCAtatgttataattatattacatAATATAGATACTAGATACTATATATCAATACATTATTAAAAGTATACCTGAAGCATTTTTCCAACATTGCCACCACCATAGATTTTGTGGACAGAAGCAAATCTTTGAGGATTATTGGCTGGAAAATATGGAGAGAAAATGCAATCAGAAGGGCACCTTCTTCTTTGACTCTTGCAAGCAGCACACCTACCATAAATCATGATGtcaaaatcaaatccaaatacAAAATCTGACAACAAAGAaagaatttttgttttctaaatttGTGCTCTTGGTAATCTTGCACAAAATCTGATGAATAATGTGCCAAGAGAATAGTATTTGTATTGTAGATACTAGGTTTATTAAGGAAATCCTAACGGCTATATTGCAATGCTAAGAAGGAAAGTTTTGTACATTAAAATTGTGAAATTCATAGAGGGCATGGATCAAGGCAATATGCATGATTTCGGTATTAGAAATTAGAACTAGAAAAGGAAGTAAATAAATACCTGCGTTGACATCATATTTTGTTCTCCTTCtaacaattataaatttaagaaaaGAGATGTAGTTAAAAGAGAAGGGTCATGTTAAACGGTGCCCTCATGACACTggttaaacatacaaaaaaaaggaaattcttaccataaaaggaagttttgttgatttattatggattaattaaacaattttcaatgcaataattaacatataatttccctttttattatccttaaccagtgtcccgggagcaccggttagcatttcccaaaagGGAAATATGATTGTATGAaaaattggaaataaaaaagagataaaaatattGAGTGTCCATTTATAGTTAAAAGATGGAAGtgcttttttaaaattttgattatgttACTCCGGTAGATAACTATTGGAAGTGTATTTTTAAAAGGTTTTTATACGTGTTTAATCTCTGCAAATAtgagtcatttaaaaaatggtccATGTATTCCTTAATCCTGGCATTTTACTCCGGTAGATATATGAACACTTTCCTGACATTTGTCTGAGGGATCGTGATATGAGTTATACAGAGGACCGCCCACGTGCTACTCAGTACATGTTAAGACAGGGTCATGCTATACAACAATCTTACATGGTGGCGTTGGATCGTCTTGAGGTTGATGACATCAATTTATGTACATACGATAGTCATCGAGAGAGTCTTCTGGTGGAGGACATCATTTGGTTTTCAGACTAAATAATGTGTGGCATGTCATGTTATTGTCCACACTTGCCAGAGCGCGTGTTGAGGCAATTTGGATATGTTCATAACATTCCTAGACATCCTGCTATTGGCGCACCATACACATTGAGTTATCTACCAGAGTAACAAAAGtggaattttaaaaatacatttcCAGTAGTTATCTACCGGagtaaaaaaaatcgaaatttaaaaaaaaacactttcggGAGTTATCTAGCGGAAGCACAAAATCGAAATGTTTAAAAATGAACCTCCGGAAGTGTTATTCAGGACAGTTTTGTAATTTGGGGGGGGGGGCATGAAGAGATATGGGGGCCTAAAAAGAAACCTCCGACAATAaaggctaattttttttttttaacctgtGTTTGGGCTGAAGTAAACTTCCGTAAAAGTCGGTTGATGGGTATTAACGTGAATCCATCTTGGTTGCATGAAACGACAAGTATCAATTGCAAATCTAAGTGCCTTGGTGTAAGATTTGAGTTCAAATTCACAACAAAGGCTTTATTGTTTTTATGGGGATTATTGAATATAAGGTTAACGTTCAAGGTTAATCTATTTAAAGGTGGCATTGTGAACAAGGACTCTCAACCTTGTGTTATGAATCGCGGTGTTGAGGAAACCGTTCAGCACTTGTTTCCAAATGCTATTTTTTCATATCAATCAGTGGCGGAGGCCCATTAGAGCCAAGGTGGGCCATGGCCCACCCCACCAAAAAaagatcattttttttataaagaaaattattaaaatattattgatttttaattaaaattacattGCCACCCACCCTCTTCTCCATCTCAATATGTTTCATCGTCACACTTTTAAGTCAATTAAAGTgtgtaaatatttatttggaATTTGTAAGGcatacaatttaattttgttttatgatCCACTTTGTGCTTAAtgctaattaaaaaataaattttgtctaaatatataagtttatttttgtggtccaacaaaaaaaattggctcCGCCCCTGCTCTCAATTATGGTATGGTATTTTGACATGATTAGGAAGCTCTTGTGCTCTAATAAAGCAATTTTGCACTATAATTTGGTGGCTTGTTTGCTTGGTAAAGTTTTATCTTCAAGCTTTCTTCTTATTTGGTTGACATGGGATATGTGGAAATTAAGAATAACGTCGTTTGTGGTAACCTTGATGTGAAACTCAGTCTTTAATTGAGAGCTTAAGTTGCTTTCTTGGGGTACTTAGGTTTGATGATGGTATTTGATTTTCTTGTATTAGATTTATTATCCCTGTTTCGGTTGGGTTTGagggtaatttttattttagtggcaGGTTGTATAATTTTCCCCTTCTACAAGGCACACCCTTTTGGCCacgtttatttttttctcaactcTCTAATTTTCCCCTTCGACAAGTCACATGTGTTTCGcgacatttatttatttaaataacaaaatataatagttCCTCTAAGCCCTAAAACCCTCCCTCGAACCCTAAAACCCTTTCTTGAGAATGGTAAGCAGCCAAGCAAAAGCATCCAACCTCTTCAAGAAAGCACGCTTTGTCTCGGGTTTCGGCGCTGCCGTAACTATCGGGCACTCCTCATTCTACATTGTGAAGAGTGGCGAACGCGCCGTCCTCGTCGACCGATTCCACGGCACTCTTCCCAGATCCGTCGGCAAAGGAATTCATTTCAAGATCCCATGGGTTCAAAAGCCCTACATCTTCGACCTCCGCCCTCGTACTCACAGGCTCTCAGCCATCTCCGCTACCGATGATCATGAGCCGGTGAATCTCACTCTCCGTGTTATCTCTCGTCCCGAGGTTCAACGTCTTCCTACTATTGTTCAGAATCTTGGTCTTGAATATGACAAGATTCTTAATTTTATTGCTAATGAGGTTCTCGAATCTATTGTTGCTAAATCGAGTCTTTTAATGCTTTTTAGAAGTCATTCTTGGTTTTCTGAACGTGTTAAGGATGCTTTTGTTGGACGTGCTAAGGATTTAAATATTCTTATTGACGAGATTGATATTACTCATTTCTCTAACCCTaggtaaatatttatttatttgtctaTTATCATTCTAGTCAAGAGTTTAATTTAGAGCAAATAGTCACTTTGGTCCTCACTCTGCACCTCGCGTCCCTgactcaggattaaatacaaaCTTCCCttatcactttagtctctgacgttaaaaaaatatgttaggTGATGATGTGGCGCATATGAGGTGTCacagggaccaaagtgaaagtagaaaatggtcacttgggtccctgaaccaaaaatcaatattcccaaattgaatatcaaattcCTAAATCCTTAaatctcaaatccctaaatgtcatataattctctcttttgttcaaaattaatCTTTCATTAAACACAACTTAGTGTTAGGTCCCTGACTGTAcatacttactatcagttaGGTCCCAGACAATGAATTGGCAAATCCATTAACATCTATTACTCTTGATTATTGTTATATTCACATGATAATTCATATCTCTACCCCGTAGGTCTGAGTATACGGTAATCAAGAGCTCGATATATATTCAAATGataattcatttttgttgaatttcttttaacataatttcTAACTTAAAATTTGTTCTACTTTGTAGGTACTAGTGCTACATCTaacataagttgtttatgtttccaagtttattatcaaatttctcactttaatttttttctttcatgagaaGTTAAAGCAACTAAAGCATAAGTCCTTTCATGTAACTTAATagcatgaatatgatatttgatattATTGAATCAACGCCTTTTTGTACAAATCTGAATGTCATATTGTCTATGCACAATGTCTTAAATTATGGTAATAATAATCACAACAGGCAACTTCAAGCCTGTATATTTTAGTAAGTGAAGTTATGCATTAGTTATTCAAATCTCTCCACCAAAAAttggatattgttgttgaaagacACATCAAAAATCAAGCTATGACTTTAAAATACTTACATGGATTATAATATTAAACACACCATTCATAATTCATTTCTCTATATATGTAATCTTGATGCCATTATATACTAAAGGGAGAAATAggtaacataaccacaacatcaTGGCACTACTATAAAACTCCAAACCTTAACCCAACGTACCATTGCTTCAAGATCAACTTTCAAGCCAAAAAGGTTCCTAATAGTCAGGGACTTTAGTGAAATTTCGTGTTTACTGTCAGGGACCtaactgatagtaagtatgcACAGTCAGGGACCTAACAGTAGGTTGGTGTTTAATGGaagattgattttgaacaaaagagaTAATTAGATGATATTTAGGGATTTAAGATTTAGGGATTTAGGGATTTGTTATTCAATTTGGgcatattgatttttggttcagggaccaaagtaaccattttctactttcactttggTCCTTGTGACACCTCATATGCGCCATATCATCACTTAACAGATTTTTTTAACGTCAGGAATtaaagtgataacggaagtgcagAGTCAGGAAAATATCtgtatttaatcctgagtcAGGGACCTACGTGACAGTGAGCTGCAAaatcagggactaaagtgactatttgCTCGTTTAATTTATTGACTTCTCTATGcatctattttataaaaatcattttttgaaatatattgatAATCTATATGACTAACTTGATGTTGCTCTATACATTTCAGAGACTGAATTGGGTGGGTATTTATTTACTCATTcgtaaattgtttgttttagcAATTTGAGATTGAAACAACAAATATAAGGATGAATTTGATCTTCATAGGTAGCTTACTGCAACAAACTAATTAATTTACTAACTTGTATTCTTAAAATAACCGTAACAAGACTGTCAAAATAAAAACCGTAACAAGCTAATTAATTTACTAATAGGTTCTAGATCATTAACTCTAACCAATCATGAAGTGGCATTTTCATGTACTCATTCTCTGTATGATCCAATATCAGGTTTTTTGACCAGAAGCTGGTGGCACCAACGGAGGAGGAAAAActattttatgataactttGATGACGGAATGCCGAAAGCGTCCGGAAAAATATGAAGCTCTCAAGATGTTTCTTCGTCTTGAGCATAGCCCTGGGACTGACCATAATCCTGCTGCTCATCTGGACATTGGAtacctcttgattttatgaatATGTACATGGGTCGTAATCCTTCGTGTTGATGGAACGTGATCTGATAGTGATAAATTTTTGGTTGAATCATCTAACTCAACCATAGATGATAGAACTCTTAACAATTATGTTTATGAACTCTTACCGGCAAAGTCTCTTAAGAAGTCACATCTAAGGGAGTCATgatccttattttttttcttattttttgaggaagtttcggagcaatctgATCAAGTAGCTCAAAAACTGGATTTTTAACTAAGAACAGTTAGCAATGACCTAATACATAAGGATGaaagttaggaagattaataatgtccttaaaataattatccatgttacaaacatgttcatAATTTTTGCTcatacagttcggattatataatccgaactgtttttcccttaaaaaatgGTGTTTATGGGATGTTCGAATTCTATAATCTGAAAAATTCAAGTAACACGCCCAATTTTTTGAGGTGAAAAACTCATTTCTTCAccctataacaaaggaaaaactcagttcggattttaaaatctgaaaacCTCAAGgcatttttggagaaaaaaatatggTGCGTGAGAAATGGATAGGGTGGaaaaattaatagtttaatGTTAAGTGtctttctttttggtggttaaaggcaaaatttaaaattattgttcTTGATTATCATAGGTGGTGGCTTAATCCTTTAATGTATGTGGGCATATGCTGATTTTGTTTCGTTCCTTGGTTTTGCTCTTGCGgtttttgtaacaaaattatataatttttttatcctcTTTCTCGATACACCTTGTGCGGTAGAGAGTGAGATTTAgcattaatatatttcattttacccttaaaaaaattatttcttgcATGATTGATGCTGGAAATATTGATAAGAGGAGTCGCATTCTAACTTCTAATTAGGTTGAGGTGATGAACCCAATTTTTAGTTACATCAGGTCCAAAATAAATGCATCTCCATGTGCTCAGTCTTTAATTGAGAGCATACGTTGCTTTCTTGGGGTACTTAGGTTTGATGGTATTTGATTTGCTTGTACTATTAAATTAGATTTATTATCCCTATTTCGGTTGGGTTTGAGGGTAATTTCTTGTTTTAGTAGCAGGTTTTATAATTTTCCTCTTCTACAAGGCACACCCTTTTGgccacatttatttttttctcaactcTATAATTTTCCCCTTCGACAAGTCACAGGTGTTTCgccacatttatttatttaaataacaaaaaataaaaacagttcccctaaaccctaaaaccctccCTCCAACCCTAAAACCCTTTCTCCAAAATGATAAGCAGCAAAGCAATAGCATCCATCGTCTCCAAGAAAGCTCGCTTGGCTTTGGGTCTCGGCGCCGCTGCAACTACTGTGTACTCCTCTGTCCTTGTCGACCAATTCCACGGCACTCTTCCAGAATCTGTTGGTGAAGGAACTCATTTCCTGATCCCATGGGTTCAAAAGCCCTACATCTTGGATGTCCGCGCTCGTACTCACACTCTCTCAGCCATCTTCGCTACCGATGATCATGAGCCGGTGAATCTCACTCTCCGTGTTATCTCTCGTCCCGATGTTCAATGTCTTCCTACTATTGTTCAGAATCTTGGTCTTGATTCTTGAATATGATAAGATTCTTCATTCTATTGCTAATGAGGTTCTCGA
Above is a genomic segment from Medicago truncatula cultivar Jemalong A17 chromosome 5, MtrunA17r5.0-ANR, whole genome shotgun sequence containing:
- the LOC11437079 gene encoding mitochondrial acidic protein MAM33; translation: MWKRGLFTAVGALRHRTTPSGVRGAATMSSAVDTMVLRSLKEHYMEVAKMNMPPKVSPPSNFTIVKGALDSEGPVLKRNYGEEEISIYVMRLNNIGEEQDGAIDQLFIHVDVSKPEQKESLNFLCGLYEDALGIHSVSMRPKLLDSSGYILTPTHYTGPVFAELDEKMRDAFHSYIEERGVNDSLFKFLQAWLYVKEHRNLMRWFKTMGLFIDGKKQAVDA
- the LOC11432491 gene encoding LOB domain-containing protein 24, whose amino-acid sequence is MIYGRCAACKSQRRRCPSDCIFSPYFPANNPQRFASVHKIYGGGNVGKMLQQLPHYVREQAANTLYLEAQCRIQNPVYGCVGIISKLYQQIHDTEAELAKIQTQIACHKLQNQQYEAGSNFNLLPPQSSSMEQFQWPNQTPNWFN
- the LOC11429986 gene encoding prohibitin-3, mitochondrial; its protein translation is MVSSQAKASNLFKKARFVSGFGAAVTIGHSSFYIVKSGERAVLVDRFHGTLPRSVGKGIHFKIPWVQKPYIFDLRPRTHRLSAISATDDHEPVNLTLRVISRPEVQRLPTIVQNLGLEYDKILNFIANEVLESIVAKSSLLMLFRSHSWFSERVKDAFVGRAKDLNILIDEIDITHFSNPR